In Rhizobium sp. WSM4643, the following are encoded in one genomic region:
- a CDS encoding aminotransferase-like domain-containing protein, whose translation MTNWLPDISRGSGPVYLRLADSIESAISSGALPAGSKLPPQRNLAYDIGVTIGTIGRAYALVHERGLVAGEVGRGTYVLNRSETPPGEQIDPLTVSLGGTRIQDAPANKIRFDTTAAPDLGQGKIIAGILAEIGEQHLAEISSYSRSFPRNWFEAGRLWLARSGWTPDAENIVPTLGAHAAAISVVAAVSAPGDKIVFEDLTYTQVSRSARLLGRRTLTVDSDELGVIPEDFERLCQQQHPKIAFLMPTVHNPTLAIMPYERRAAIAAIARKHSVWLIEDDLYGGMADDDTPLLASIAPDRTFLVNGLSKAVAAGVRGGWVACPPHFAQRIKVTHRMITGGLPFILAETCARLVESGMAHEIRKASVEELSRRVRLAREQLQGFDFESHPHAPFLWLKLPEPWMSGTFKNAAFRDGVLVDDEDEFKAARGERPYHRVRVGFSSPKTGQELISGLMILRRLLENGGSAYDGEI comes from the coding sequence ATGACAAATTGGCTTCCCGATATTTCCCGCGGTTCCGGGCCGGTCTATCTCCGGCTTGCCGACAGCATCGAATCCGCCATATCAAGCGGCGCCCTGCCCGCCGGCAGCAAGCTGCCGCCGCAGCGCAACCTCGCCTACGACATCGGGGTGACAATCGGCACGATCGGCCGCGCCTATGCGCTGGTGCATGAGCGCGGCCTGGTCGCCGGCGAAGTGGGGCGCGGCACCTATGTGCTGAACCGCTCCGAGACGCCGCCCGGAGAGCAAATCGATCCGCTGACCGTCTCGCTCGGCGGCACCCGCATCCAGGATGCGCCCGCCAACAAGATCCGCTTCGATACGACAGCCGCACCCGATCTCGGCCAGGGCAAGATCATCGCCGGCATCCTCGCCGAGATCGGCGAGCAGCATCTTGCGGAAATCTCTTCCTATTCCCGGAGTTTCCCGCGCAACTGGTTTGAGGCCGGCCGCCTGTGGCTTGCCCGCAGCGGCTGGACGCCGGACGCTGAAAACATCGTGCCGACTCTCGGCGCTCATGCGGCGGCGATATCAGTCGTCGCCGCCGTCTCGGCGCCGGGCGACAAGATCGTCTTCGAGGATCTCACCTATACCCAGGTCAGCCGCAGCGCCCGCCTTCTCGGCCGCCGTACGCTGACGGTCGATTCCGATGAGCTCGGCGTGATCCCCGAGGATTTCGAGCGGCTCTGCCAGCAGCAGCATCCGAAGATCGCCTTCCTGATGCCGACCGTCCACAATCCGACGCTGGCGATCATGCCCTATGAGCGGCGCGCGGCCATCGCCGCAATTGCCAGGAAACACAGTGTCTGGCTGATCGAGGACGACCTCTACGGCGGCATGGCCGACGACGATACGCCGCTGCTGGCCTCGATTGCGCCCGATCGCACCTTCCTCGTCAATGGCCTGTCGAAAGCGGTCGCCGCCGGCGTGCGCGGCGGCTGGGTCGCCTGCCCGCCGCATTTTGCCCAGCGCATCAAAGTGACGCACAGGATGATCACCGGCGGCCTGCCCTTCATCCTGGCGGAGACCTGCGCGCGCCTTGTCGAAAGCGGAATGGCGCACGAGATCCGCAAGGCAAGTGTCGAGGAACTCTCCCGGCGGGTCCGGCTCGCCCGCGAACAGTTGCAGGGCTTCGATTTCGAATCGCACCCGCACGCGCCCTTCCTCTGGCTGAAACTGCCGGAGCCCTGGATGTCGGGCACCTTCAAGAATGCCGCCTTCCGCGATGGAGTGCTCGTCGACGACGAGGACGAGTTCAAGGCGGCGCGGGGGGAGAGGCCCTATCATCGCGTTCGCGTCGGTTTCTCCTCGCCGAAGACAGGGCAGGAACTGATCTCGGGACTGATGATCCTGCGCCGGCTGCTGGAAAATGGCGGCTCCGCCTATGATGGCGAAATATGA
- the purL gene encoding phosphoribosylformylglycinamidine synthase subunit PurL, whose product MTIPNTIPITPELIASHGLKPDEYQRILDLIGREPTFTELGIFSAMWNEHCSYKSSKKWLRTLPTKGPRVIQGPGENAGVVDIDDGDCVVFKMESHNHPSYIEPYQGAATGVGGILRDVFTMGARPIAAMNALRFGEPDHPKTRHLVSGVVSGVGGYGNSFGVPTVGGEVEFDARYNGNILVNAFAAGIAKSNAIFLSEAKGVGLPVVYLGAKTGRDGVGGATMASAEFDESIDEKRPTVQVGDPFTEKCLLEACLELMKTGAVIAIQDMGAAGLTCSAVEMGAKGDLGILLELDKVPVREERMTAYEMMLSESQERMLMVLQPEKEEEAKAIFVKWGLDFAIVGWTTDDLRFRVMHQGEEVANLPIKDLGDQAPEYDRPWRESGKHAPLPANLVAAPEDYGQALLQLVGSANQSSRRWVYEQYDTLIQGNSLQLPGGDAGVVRVDGHPSKALAFSSDVTPRYVEADPFEGGKQAVAECWRNITATGAEPLAATDNLNFGNPEKPEIMGQLVEAVKGIGEACRALDFPIVSGNVSLYNETNGVAILPTPTIAGVGLLPDWRKMACIGTANDGDKVIMIGVDGSHLGQSVYVRDVLSSREGPAPEVDLFAERRNGDFVRSVIRNGQATACHDISSGGLAVALAEMAMASGKGLTIDLSEGKGAPHALLFGEDQARYVLTLPADVADFVCVNAEGGGVPFRRLGTVGGTALVVGDLISLPIQQLRDAHESWFPDFMEGRGELAAAE is encoded by the coding sequence ATGACCATTCCAAACACCATCCCGATCACGCCGGAACTCATCGCAAGCCATGGCCTGAAGCCGGACGAGTACCAGCGCATTCTGGATCTGATCGGCCGCGAACCGACGTTTACCGAGCTCGGCATCTTCTCGGCCATGTGGAACGAGCACTGCTCCTACAAATCCTCGAAGAAATGGTTGCGCACGCTGCCCACCAAGGGGCCGCGCGTCATCCAGGGCCCGGGCGAAAATGCCGGCGTGGTCGACATCGATGACGGCGATTGCGTCGTCTTCAAGATGGAGAGCCACAACCACCCCTCCTATATCGAGCCCTATCAGGGGGCTGCGACCGGCGTCGGTGGCATCCTGCGCGACGTCTTCACCATGGGCGCGCGCCCGATCGCCGCGATGAACGCGCTGCGCTTCGGGGAGCCGGATCATCCGAAGACCCGCCACCTCGTCTCCGGCGTCGTCTCCGGAGTCGGCGGCTACGGCAATTCCTTCGGCGTGCCGACGGTCGGCGGCGAGGTCGAGTTCGACGCTCGCTACAACGGCAACATCCTCGTCAACGCCTTTGCCGCCGGTATTGCGAAGTCCAACGCCATCTTCCTGTCCGAAGCCAAGGGCGTCGGTCTTCCGGTCGTCTATCTCGGCGCCAAGACCGGCCGTGACGGCGTCGGCGGTGCGACGATGGCGTCGGCCGAATTCGACGAATCGATCGACGAGAAGCGCCCGACCGTTCAGGTCGGCGACCCCTTCACCGAGAAGTGCCTGCTGGAAGCCTGCCTCGAGCTGATGAAGACCGGCGCCGTCATCGCCATCCAGGACATGGGTGCGGCCGGCCTCACCTGCTCGGCCGTCGAGATGGGCGCCAAGGGCGATCTCGGCATCCTGCTCGAACTTGACAAGGTGCCGGTCCGCGAAGAGAGGATGACGGCCTACGAGATGATGCTGTCGGAAAGCCAGGAGCGCATGCTCATGGTGCTGCAGCCGGAAAAGGAAGAGGAGGCCAAGGCGATCTTCGTCAAGTGGGGCCTCGATTTTGCCATCGTCGGCTGGACGACCGACGACCTTCGCTTCCGCGTCATGCACCAGGGCGAAGAAGTCGCCAACCTTCCGATCAAGGATCTCGGCGACCAGGCGCCGGAATATGATCGACCCTGGCGCGAATCCGGCAAGCATGCCCCGCTGCCCGCCAATCTCGTCGCCGCACCCGAAGATTACGGCCAGGCGCTGCTGCAACTCGTCGGCTCCGCCAACCAGTCGAGCCGCCGCTGGGTCTATGAGCAATACGACACGCTGATCCAGGGCAATTCGCTGCAGCTTCCGGGCGGCGATGCCGGCGTCGTGCGCGTCGACGGCCATCCCTCCAAGGCGCTCGCTTTCTCCTCCGACGTCACCCCGCGTTATGTCGAGGCAGACCCCTTCGAAGGCGGCAAGCAGGCGGTCGCCGAATGCTGGCGCAACATCACCGCGACAGGCGCCGAACCGCTTGCCGCCACCGACAATCTGAACTTCGGCAATCCCGAAAAGCCCGAGATCATGGGCCAGCTCGTTGAGGCGGTGAAGGGCATCGGCGAGGCCTGCCGCGCGCTGGATTTCCCGATCGTGTCAGGCAACGTCTCGCTTTACAACGAGACCAACGGCGTCGCCATTCTGCCGACCCCGACGATCGCAGGCGTCGGCCTGCTGCCGGACTGGCGCAAGATGGCTTGCATCGGCACTGCCAACGACGGCGACAAGGTGATCATGATCGGCGTCGACGGCAGCCATCTCGGCCAGTCCGTCTATGTGAGAGACGTGCTTTCCAGCCGCGAAGGTCCGGCACCGGAGGTGGATCTGTTTGCCGAGCGCCGCAATGGCGATTTCGTTCGCTCCGTCATCCGCAACGGCCAGGCGACCGCTTGCCACGACATCTCCTCGGGTGGCCTTGCCGTGGCGCTCGCCGAAATGGCGATGGCCTCGGGCAAAGGCCTGACGATCGATCTGAGCGAAGGCAAGGGTGCGCCGCATGCGCTGCTCTTCGGTGAGGATCAGGCGCGCTACGTCCTCACCTTGCCTGCCGATGTCGCCGATTTCGTCTGCGTCAATGCAGAAGGTGGCGGCGTTCCTTTCCGCCGTCTCGGCACGGTCGGAGGAACGGCGCTCGTCGTCGGCGATCTCATCTCGCTGCCGATTCAGCAATTGCGCGATGCCCATGAATCATGGTTCCCTGACTTCATGGAAGGCCGCGGCGAACTTGCCGCTGCGGAATGA
- the purC gene encoding phosphoribosylaminoimidazolesuccinocarboxamide synthase, translated as MNRRRRIYEGKAKILYEGPEPGTLIQFFKDDATAFNKKKHEVIDGKGVLNNRICEYIFSHLNKIGIPTHFIRRLNMREQLIKEVEMIPLEIVVRNVAAGSLAKRLGIDEGVVLPRSIIEFYYKSDALDDPMVSEEHITAFGWANPAELDDIMALAIRVNDFMTGLFLGVGIQLVDFKIECGRLFEGDMMRIILADEISPDSCRLWDIETHEKMDKDRFRRDLGGLLEAYSEVARRLGIINENEPVRGTGPVLVK; from the coding sequence ATGAACCGTCGCCGCCGTATCTACGAGGGCAAGGCAAAGATTCTGTATGAAGGCCCGGAACCGGGCACTTTGATCCAGTTCTTCAAGGACGATGCCACTGCCTTCAACAAGAAGAAGCACGAAGTCATCGATGGCAAGGGCGTCCTCAACAACCGCATCTGCGAATATATCTTCAGCCATCTGAACAAGATCGGCATCCCTACTCATTTTATCCGCCGGCTCAACATGCGCGAGCAGTTGATCAAGGAAGTAGAGATGATCCCGCTGGAGATCGTCGTGCGCAATGTCGCGGCCGGTTCTCTCGCCAAGCGCCTCGGCATCGACGAAGGCGTCGTGCTGCCGCGCTCGATCATCGAATTCTATTACAAGTCCGACGCGCTCGACGATCCGATGGTCTCCGAAGAGCACATCACCGCCTTCGGCTGGGCAAACCCCGCCGAACTCGATGACATCATGGCGCTTGCCATCCGCGTCAACGACTTCATGACCGGCCTCTTCCTCGGCGTCGGCATCCAGCTCGTCGATTTCAAGATCGAATGCGGCCGCCTCTTCGAAGGCGATATGATGCGCATCATCCTCGCTGACGAAATCTCGCCGGACAGCTGCCGGCTCTGGGATATCGAAACCCACGAGAAGATGGACAAGGACCGCTTCCGCCGCGACCTCGGCGGGCTGCTCGAAGCCTATTCCGAAGTTGCGCGCCGTCTCGGCATCATCAATGAAAACGAGCCTGTGCGCGGCACCGGCCCGGTTCTCGTCAAGTAA
- a CDS encoding bifunctional diguanylate cyclase/phosphodiesterase: protein MPVKKAHPEAGDPHGYAAAAETGIGNGAAADDSDPAERESRWNHALVGSGLGVWDHNYRLDTKYYSPTWKTIRGMAPDEEADGDYEAWLQLVHPDDRDFVVHAIDRQNAGDPNYQIFEYRERHKDGHWVWIECRGACVEWDENGVPTRIIGTDTDITARKQAEETLSRLSRRLDLALEVSRIGVFEADIEHDSVEWDDRLIAIYGLQGASRQIASDAWAKSLHPDDRERVLGLSDRSVESGRDFQQEYRIIRGDGVERVIRARSAFFIDGNGHRKLIGANWDVTEEVALRNELQRAKDLAEARNRELEAAKESIEHLALHDYLTGLPNRRYLDKMLGERSAECQAKGAALAILHIDLDRFKQINDTLGHRAGDAMLQHAASVLRNSVRAADFVARIGGDEFVILCAVDPASKKIGGLAERLIRELRKPVRYEGHDCRFGASVGIAIDSGPKLDPKQILLDADIALYRAKGLGRNRFEFFSASARRDIISAKHLADEILIGLERNEFVPFYQLQFDARTLDVTGVETLARWQHPVHGLLTPDRFLDIAEDLDVVSTIDALILERAIADRKAWLKDGLPIPKISVNVSARRLADPDLGKKLRALKIEPGTFSFELLESISLDDCDEAVAANLKKLRKLGIDIQIDDFGTGHASIVSLLRLSPKTLKIDRELIRMLPQSAEQRKLVGSIIDIGRSLNILVIAEGVETADHIRILEELDCDTLQGYALARPMPAMQIPSFIRAGSWRHGQTAARALQTQLRRALPGRAAK from the coding sequence ATGCCCGTGAAGAAAGCCCATCCAGAAGCCGGTGATCCGCACGGCTATGCCGCAGCGGCCGAGACAGGCATCGGCAATGGGGCAGCGGCCGACGATTCCGATCCGGCCGAGCGCGAAAGCCGCTGGAACCATGCGCTCGTTGGCTCCGGCCTTGGCGTATGGGATCACAATTACCGTCTCGACACGAAATATTACTCGCCGACATGGAAAACCATTCGCGGCATGGCGCCCGACGAGGAAGCCGACGGCGATTACGAAGCTTGGCTGCAGCTCGTCCATCCCGACGATCGCGATTTCGTCGTCCATGCGATCGACCGGCAGAACGCCGGCGATCCCAATTACCAGATCTTCGAGTATCGAGAGCGTCACAAGGACGGTCACTGGGTCTGGATCGAGTGTCGCGGCGCCTGCGTCGAATGGGACGAGAACGGCGTGCCGACGCGCATCATCGGCACGGATACGGATATCACCGCCCGCAAGCAGGCCGAGGAGACGCTGTCGCGTTTGTCGCGCCGGCTCGATCTGGCGCTGGAGGTTTCCCGCATCGGCGTCTTCGAGGCCGATATCGAGCATGATAGCGTCGAATGGGACGATCGCCTTATCGCCATTTACGGGCTGCAGGGCGCCTCGCGCCAGATCGCCAGCGACGCCTGGGCGAAAAGCCTGCATCCCGACGACCGCGAGCGCGTGCTTGGCTTATCCGACCGCAGCGTCGAAAGCGGCCGCGATTTCCAGCAGGAATACCGCATCATCCGCGGCGACGGCGTCGAACGCGTCATCCGCGCCCGCTCGGCCTTCTTCATCGATGGCAACGGCCACCGCAAGCTGATTGGCGCCAACTGGGACGTCACCGAGGAAGTCGCGCTCCGCAACGAGCTGCAGCGCGCCAAGGATCTGGCCGAGGCGCGCAACCGCGAGCTCGAAGCCGCCAAGGAGAGCATCGAGCACTTGGCGCTGCACGATTACCTCACCGGCCTTCCGAACCGCCGCTATCTCGACAAGATGCTGGGCGAGCGTTCGGCCGAATGCCAGGCCAAGGGCGCGGCACTGGCGATCCTGCATATCGATCTCGACCGCTTCAAGCAGATCAACGACACGCTCGGCCATCGGGCCGGCGACGCCATGCTGCAGCATGCCGCCAGCGTGCTGAGGAATTCCGTCCGCGCCGCCGATTTCGTCGCTCGCATTGGTGGCGATGAATTCGTCATCCTCTGCGCCGTCGATCCCGCGTCGAAGAAGATCGGCGGCCTTGCCGAACGTCTTATCCGCGAATTGCGCAAACCTGTCAGATATGAGGGGCACGACTGCCGTTTCGGCGCCAGCGTCGGCATCGCCATCGACAGCGGACCGAAGCTCGACCCTAAGCAGATCCTGCTCGACGCCGATATCGCCCTCTATCGCGCCAAGGGCCTCGGCCGCAATCGCTTCGAATTCTTCTCGGCCTCGGCCCGCCGCGACATCATCTCCGCCAAGCATCTCGCCGACGAGATCCTGATCGGCCTCGAACGCAACGAATTCGTGCCCTTCTACCAGCTGCAGTTCGATGCCCGCACGCTGGATGTCACCGGTGTCGAAACGCTTGCCCGCTGGCAGCACCCGGTGCACGGGCTGCTGACGCCCGACCGCTTCCTCGATATCGCCGAGGATCTCGACGTCGTCTCGACCATCGACGCCCTGATCCTGGAGCGCGCCATTGCCGACCGGAAGGCGTGGCTGAAGGACGGGCTGCCGATCCCGAAAATATCGGTCAACGTCTCCGCCAGGCGGCTCGCCGATCCCGATCTGGGCAAGAAGCTTCGCGCCCTGAAGATCGAGCCCGGCACATTCTCCTTCGAACTGCTGGAATCGATCTCGCTCGACGATTGCGACGAGGCGGTGGCCGCCAACCTGAAAAAGCTGCGCAAGCTCGGCATCGACATCCAGATCGACGATTTCGGTACTGGCCATGCCTCGATCGTCAGCCTGCTGCGATTGAGCCCGAAGACGCTGAAGATCGACCGCGAGTTGATCCGCATGCTGCCGCAATCGGCCGAGCAGCGCAAACTCGTCGGCTCGATCATCGATATCGGCCGCTCGCTGAACATCCTCGTCATCGCCGAGGGTGTCGAAACGGCGGATCATATCCGGATTCTCGAAGAACTCGACTGTGACACGCTGCAGGGCTACGCGCTCGCCCGGCCGATGCCGGCCATGCAGATCCCCTCCTTCATCCGCGCCGGAAGCTGGCGCCACGGGCAAACCGCCGCTCGCGCGCTGCAGACGCAGCTTCGCCGCGCGCTGCCAGGCAGAGCCGCCAAATAA
- a CDS encoding BolA/IbaG family iron-sulfur metabolism protein, giving the protein MAMKPGDIEDMIKAGIPGAKVTIRDLAGDGDHYAAEVVAEAFRGKSRVQQHQMVYEALKGNMGGVLHALALQTSAPE; this is encoded by the coding sequence ATGGCCATGAAACCCGGCGATATCGAAGACATGATCAAGGCTGGGATTCCCGGTGCCAAAGTGACGATCCGCGATCTGGCGGGCGACGGCGATCACTACGCCGCCGAAGTCGTCGCCGAAGCCTTTCGCGGCAAGAGCCGCGTGCAACAGCACCAGATGGTCTACGAGGCGCTGAAGGGCAATATGGGCGGCGTGTTGCACGCGCTGGCGCTGCAGACCTCGGCGCCGGAATAG
- a CDS encoding RNA 2'-phosphotransferase produces the protein MMKAKLETEVSKYMSYVLRHAPDAAGLTLDSEGWVSFDELEKVLASKYDVSRADIIEIVDNNPKKRFTLADGRIRANQGHSVDVDLALNQVEPPAALFHGTSLTNWQSIEREGLKKMQRHHVHLSADVETAKMVAARRKGEHLILHVDAARMFSEGHSFFVSDNGVWLAESVPVQYLSLDAGTP, from the coding sequence ATGATGAAAGCAAAGCTGGAGACGGAAGTCTCCAAGTATATGAGCTATGTTTTACGTCATGCGCCTGATGCCGCGGGTTTGACGCTTGATAGCGAGGGTTGGGTGTCGTTCGATGAGCTCGAAAAGGTGTTGGCGTCGAAATACGACGTTTCCCGCGCCGATATTATCGAGATTGTCGACAACAATCCGAAGAAGCGTTTCACGCTCGCCGATGGCAGAATTCGCGCAAACCAAGGCCATAGCGTCGACGTCGATCTCGCATTGAACCAGGTTGAACCGCCCGCCGCTCTTTTTCACGGCACGTCTCTGACGAACTGGCAGTCGATCGAGCGCGAAGGCTTGAAGAAAATGCAGCGGCACCACGTTCATCTGTCGGCGGATGTCGAAACGGCAAAAATGGTCGCAGCCCGCCGCAAGGGTGAACATCTCATTCTGCATGTGGATGCTGCCCGCATGTTTTCAGAGGGTCATTCTTTCTTTGTCTCCGACAATGGAGTATGGCTCGCCGAAAGCGTTCCAGTTCAATATCTTTCGCTAGACGCAGGGACCCCATGA
- a CDS encoding DUF1127 domain-containing protein: MSALPEIKMPIVPIVSYEDRRQIVLPVAPAEATTRLGRIWAAILLWHQKREGRRALRGLTATELKDIGVSQSDAAREVSKSFFWD, from the coding sequence ATGTCTGCCTTACCTGAGATCAAAATGCCGATTGTACCGATTGTCTCTTACGAAGACAGGAGACAGATCGTCCTCCCCGTCGCGCCCGCCGAGGCGACGACGCGCCTGGGCCGCATCTGGGCCGCTATTCTTCTTTGGCATCAGAAGCGGGAAGGCCGGCGCGCACTGAGGGGCCTGACTGCGACCGAGCTTAAGGATATCGGAGTGTCACAGTCCGACGCGGCGCGCGAAGTCAGCAAGTCGTTTTTCTGGGATTGA
- the purQ gene encoding phosphoribosylformylglycinamidine synthase subunit PurQ: protein MKSAVVQLPGLNRDRDMIAALTKISGQPPVTIWQTETEIPDVDLIVIPGGFSYGDYLRCGAIAARMPVMQAIIDKAAKGVKVLGVCNGFQILVEAGLLPGALMRNSSLKFVCREIKLEVVNAETDFTRAYAQGQVIRCPVAHHDGNYFADEATLAAIEGNGQVVFRYAEGTNPNGSINDIAAVMNEKGNVLGMMPHPENLIEAAHGGSDGRGLFASALDVIAA from the coding sequence ATGAAATCAGCCGTCGTTCAACTTCCGGGCCTCAACCGCGACCGCGACATGATCGCCGCCTTGACCAAGATCTCCGGCCAGCCACCGGTGACGATCTGGCAGACGGAAACCGAGATCCCCGACGTCGATCTGATCGTCATCCCCGGCGGCTTCTCTTATGGCGATTACCTGCGTTGCGGCGCGATCGCCGCCCGCATGCCGGTCATGCAGGCGATCATCGACAAGGCTGCAAAGGGCGTGAAGGTGCTCGGCGTTTGCAACGGCTTCCAGATCCTCGTCGAGGCCGGCCTGCTGCCCGGCGCGCTGATGCGCAATTCCTCGCTGAAATTCGTCTGCCGTGAGATCAAGCTCGAAGTCGTCAACGCTGAGACGGACTTCACCCGCGCCTACGCGCAGGGCCAAGTCATCCGCTGCCCAGTTGCCCATCACGACGGCAATTATTTCGCCGACGAAGCGACGCTGGCCGCGATCGAGGGCAATGGCCAGGTGGTGTTCCGTTATGCCGAGGGCACCAATCCGAACGGCTCGATCAACGACATCGCCGCCGTCATGAATGAAAAGGGCAACGTGCTCGGCATGATGCCGCATCCCGAGAACCTGATCGAAGCTGCCCATGGCGGCTCGGACGGCCGTGGCCTCTTTGCCTCGGCGCTCGACGTCATCGCCGCCTGA
- a CDS encoding acyloxyacyl hydrolase, with product MTIDFGKVALLLLGIASVATVAGSASAGEQIFDELRFGASASVQSGNSREDGVFPEITALFDPFGYDTAVGWQQQLLHPRLHLGTSIGTSGEATQFFTGFTWTVDFNEKLFAEAGFGGVIHTGDLEGNDDGPELGCRVLFHEYLGAGYRFNAHWNVMAQFAHSSHANLCDGPNDGMTRAGLQVGYKF from the coding sequence ATGACGATCGACTTCGGAAAAGTCGCTCTGCTATTGTTGGGTATAGCGTCAGTGGCAACGGTGGCCGGCTCGGCAAGTGCAGGCGAGCAGATATTTGATGAATTACGCTTCGGCGCTTCGGCCTCGGTGCAATCGGGCAACTCCAGGGAAGACGGCGTCTTTCCCGAAATTACCGCTCTCTTCGATCCTTTCGGCTACGACACGGCGGTCGGCTGGCAGCAACAACTGTTGCATCCCCGCCTCCATCTCGGCACCTCGATCGGCACGTCGGGCGAAGCCACTCAGTTCTTCACCGGCTTCACCTGGACGGTCGATTTCAACGAGAAGCTCTTTGCCGAAGCCGGCTTCGGCGGCGTCATCCATACCGGCGATCTCGAGGGCAATGATGACGGCCCGGAACTCGGCTGTCGCGTCCTCTTCCACGAATATCTGGGCGCCGGCTATCGTTTCAACGCCCACTGGAATGTCATGGCCCAGTTCGCCCATTCCTCGCACGCCAATCTCTGCGACGGGCCGAACGACGGCATGACGCGCGCCGGCTTGCAGGTCGGCTACAAGTTCTGA
- a CDS encoding RBBP9/YdeN family alpha/beta hydrolase, with amino-acid sequence MKASDADILIIPGYTNSGPGHWQSRWEAKLSTARRVEQAEWTKPVREDWIARIAEEVNASTRPVVLVAHSLGVPSVIHAIPHFRKPVAGAFLVAPPDVANPDIRPKHLMTFGPYPRDPLPFPSITVASRNDPFGSYDHADDVASSWGSFLVDAGEAGHINADSGHGPWPEGTMVFAQFLGRLPA; translated from the coding sequence ATGAAAGCCTCAGACGCAGATATCCTCATCATCCCCGGTTACACCAATTCCGGCCCGGGCCACTGGCAGAGCCGCTGGGAGGCAAAGCTCAGCACGGCGCGGCGCGTCGAACAGGCCGAATGGACGAAGCCGGTGCGCGAGGACTGGATCGCCCGCATCGCCGAGGAGGTGAACGCCTCGACCCGTCCGGTCGTTCTCGTCGCCCACTCGCTGGGCGTACCCTCGGTGATCCACGCCATCCCGCATTTCCGCAAGCCCGTGGCCGGTGCCTTCCTCGTCGCCCCGCCCGATGTCGCCAATCCCGATATCCGCCCAAAGCACCTGATGACCTTCGGCCCCTACCCTCGCGACCCGCTGCCCTTCCCGTCGATCACCGTCGCCAGCCGCAACGATCCGTTCGGCAGCTACGATCATGCCGACGATGTCGCCAGCAGCTGGGGCTCCTTCCTCGTCGATGCCGGCGAGGCCGGTCATATCAATGCCGATTCCGGTCACGGTCCATGGCCCGAAGGCACCATGGTCTTTGCCCAGTTCCTCGGCCGGCTCCCTGCCTAA
- the purS gene encoding phosphoribosylformylglycinamidine synthase subunit PurS, giving the protein MIKARVTVTLKNGVLDPQGKAIEGALGALGFSGVGHVRQGKVFDLELEGTDKGKAEADLKAMCEKLLANTVIENYAIAID; this is encoded by the coding sequence GTGATCAAGGCTCGTGTCACCGTCACGCTGAAAAACGGCGTTCTCGATCCGCAGGGCAAGGCTATCGAGGGTGCGCTTGGCGCCCTCGGCTTCTCGGGCGTCGGCCATGTAAGACAGGGCAAGGTCTTCGACCTGGAGCTGGAAGGAACTGACAAGGGCAAGGCCGAGGCCGACCTCAAGGCCATGTGCGAAAAATTGCTCGCCAACACGGTGATTGAGAACTACGCAATCGCGATCGACTGA